GGTTTAATGCTGCAGCTTCGAAAGGCTTTACCATTTGTCCTTTAAAGATATTTTTCATCAAACCTCCATTTGGAGCTGTTCCCTGATCTTCAGAATAAATTCTTGCCTGACTTTCGAAACTTTCTCCTGCTAAAATATCAGCTTTAATTTTTTTAAGTTTATTAATCAATTCCTCTTTATGAGCTTCCGTCAATTTAGGATACATCATAATCTGAGAAAGAGAAACCTCATCTTTTATTTCAGGAAGCTGAGATTTATACAAATTGAAAAAATCGGTTACTTCATTTGGAGTAACATCGGCTTTTTCTGTAATTCTCTGATATTTTGCCTGCCCGTAATATTGATCAGTATCAATTTTTTCGATGGCATTTTTCATCTCAAACTGATTTCTGAACTTATAAGCAGCCAACATCGACTTTTCGTCTGGAAATTGAGAAAGCAATTGACCATACTTTGCATTTACTCCTTCTTTAATTGCCGCAGAACGGTTATCAATCAAGGTATCTCTTTTTGCTTCGTAAACCAGAAGTTTATTATTGATTAAGTTTTCCAAAAACTCACATCTGTCGGTTGTTGAGGCACCCTGTTGTTTTCCGTAATTCATCTGCTCTTCAACATCAGATTCCAAAACGATCTCATCACCAATTACTGCCGCAATACCGTCTACCAACTGTCCTTTCTTTAGCTGAGCGTTGATGTTTCCTGAGAACAACATCGTGAAAACTCCCAAAAGGAAAGTGATTTTTAGTTTATTTATCATTATACTATTTTAAACAAGTTGCAAATTTAGAATTCTTAATGAATTACACTCAATTTTTTATTATAAATATTTCTTAAAAAGAGATGATTTACTGCAATTCGACATTAAAAGTTGTCAATTCTTTAAATTGCTCCAATCTCTTAGAAATATCAGCTTCGTTTACCTCCTCAATTCTTTCAGTTCCGAATTTTTCTACCGTGAAAGATGCCATTGCAGAACCTACAATTAATGCAGACTTCAT
Above is a genomic segment from Chryseobacterium mulctrae containing:
- a CDS encoding peptidylprolyl isomerase: MINKLKITFLLGVFTMLFSGNINAQLKKGQLVDGIAAVIGDEIVLESDVEEQMNYGKQQGASTTDRCEFLENLINNKLLVYEAKRDTLIDNRSAAIKEGVNAKYGQLLSQFPDEKSMLAAYKFRNQFEMKNAIEKIDTDQYYGQAKYQRITEKADVTPNEVTDFFNLYKSQLPEIKDEVSLSQIMMYPKLTEAHKEELINKLKKIKADILAGESFESQARIYSEDQGTAPNGGLMKNIFKGQMVKPFEAAALNLQEGEISDPVESEFGYHIIQLVKKSGKAYDARHILLMATPTDAEITTAKQKLDSIRGLVLAEKLSFKDAAFKFSDDKRTKFNAGVITGQDGSSKMERESVPGVISYELAGLNKNDITTAFDDEDERKRKVVKIIKIEDVIPAHQITLETDYDRIKQMALNKKKSEMIEKFVNSKLPTTFISIDGRYDNCDFKGNWKKESLKK